TTGGGTCGCATGGCATCCTTCTCCTCCGTATCCGATCCTAATATTCCCTATATTATAGCTTAGCGCGCATTCCGCGTCATTTCGCGATTTTGCGCCAGACGTCTTCGAGCCAGCGGCTCGGCACGCGGGCGCCGCCGCCCCCGTAGCGGACCGCTTCGTCGAGGCGCACGAGCGCGAGCAGCGCCTCTCGCGCCTCGGGCGAATCCGCCGGCAGGCGCGCGGCGTAGTCGCGCAGCGTTTCGTGCGGGCGGCGCGGGCCGTATCGGCGGTAGATGCGCTGCCACAGCCGGTCGAGCCGCCGCCTCGAAGGCGACGCGCGGCGCGAAGGAGCGTCGCCGGCCGGCGGCGCCGCGGACGCGCGGACGCGACGCAGCAGCCGCGCGAGGCCATAGGCGGCGTAAGCCGCCAGCGCCGCCGCGGCGCCGCCGATGACCGCGTGCGCGAGCAGCGGCGTCCATTCGTGCGGCAGGCGCGATTTCGCCGCGTCCAACGCCGCCTCGGCCTGCGCCGCCGCGCCGCGGAGGCCCGATTGGACCGAGGCGAGCAGCGCGGCCGCCGGCGACGCCGGGTGTTCGGCGGCGGCTTCCGGCGTCGCGGACGCCGCCGCGGCGAGGGCGGCCGCGGGCCGGCCGGTCAGCTTCGCGCCCTCCGGCAGCAGCATGTTCGCCGGCATCGCGTCGAGACCGCCGAAACCGGCTTCGACGCCTTCGGCTGCGGCCGCCGGCGTCGCCTCGAACGGCACCCAGCCCGCCTTCGCGAACCGCACCTCCACCCACGCATGCGCGTCCGCTTGGCGCACCACGTACGTATTCGGCGAGGACGGGTCGGGCGTGCCGGGCGCGAAGCCTTTCACCCAGCGCGCTTCGACGCCGACCGCGCGCAGCAGCACGACCATCGCCGTCGAGAAGTGATTGCAGTACCCCGCCTTTTGTTCGAACAGAAAGTCGTCGACGAAGTCGGCGCCGTCCGGCGGGCGCGCCGTGTCGAGCGTGTAGCGGTAATGCTCCCACAAATACGCTTGAATCGCCTGCGCCTTCGCGTACGGATGGTCGGGCGCGTCCGCCACAATGTCCCGGGCGAGCTCGCGCACCCGCGCGGGGAGCGTTGCCGGCAGCTGCAAATAGCGCTCGGACGGATCACGCTCCGCCGGCGCCGCGTCTTCGAGCAGCGCCGCCGAATCGAAGGCGGGCAGCGCCGTCGTCATCCGGTACGAAGCGAGCCGCACCGAGCTCGTGCCGACGAAATACGAATCGTCTTCGGGATCGTATCGGATATGAATATCCGACACGCGCTCCCCGGACGGACCTGTCAGCTCCGGCAGGCGCAGCACCCGGCCGCCGGCGAACAGCGTCCGCTCGAGCGCGGGCGAGCGCACGTCGATCCGCTGCTCGATCGCCTGCTCGCCGGCCGCGGCGCTTCCCGCGCGGAACGTCGCGGCCGTCGGGTCTAGCGCGCTGCTCCGCCACCCCTGACCGGTGTAGACGTCCCGGCTGCCGCCGCGCCAATACGTCGGCCGCTCGCTGTACGCGATGAACGCGACCTCGTCGTTCGGCGTCACCGCCTGGCCGAGCCGGCTGTCGTCGGCGCCGTAGCCGACGGCGGCGGTCGTCGCCGCCGCTTCGACGAGGCCGCCGCGCTCCGCCGCCGCCCGCGCCCACGCCGCCCACCGCTCGAGCGGCACGGGGCTCGGCTCAGACGGCTTCCCGGCGGACAGCCCGTACCCGGCGGCGAGCACGGCCCCGGCGCACAGCGCGCCGACGGCGATGCGCGCGAGCGCCGCCGCGCGCCCTTCCGCGAAGCGGCTGCCGAGCAGCCGCTCCCATTTCGTGCCTTGCTGCACGGTGAGCAGCAACAGCCCCATCGCCGACGCGCGCAAGACGCCCGCCCCGGTGTCGAGCCCGGGCCACAGCTGCAGCAGCACGAGGAAGCCGAGCGTCGCGCCGACGAACCAGAGCGCCTGCCCGCGGTCCGCCACGATGCGGTACACGGCGTACACGAGCGCCGCCCAGCCGCAGAGGAACACGAACGTACGCGTTTCCGGACTGACGAGCAGCTGCCCCGCGCCGAGCGCGCGCACATCTTCCAAGAAGAGCTCGGGGAACGCGAACCACCACGATCCGTCGGCGAACGCGTCGGGCCGGAACCAGTAGCCGATCCACCCGATCGTGAACGCCAGCTTGAGCGGCCACGCGGCGGCGCCCCGCATTCCCCATGCGTCGATAATCATATAGAACGCGACGGCCCCGAGGAACGGGACCAGGCGGTGCACGTCCGTCATGTCGGCCATCTCGACGAGCGGACGCAGCCATTCGGCGAACAAGCCGTACAACAGCGCCGCTACGAGCATATTACGAAGAAACGGCAGTCCGGCTTTCATCGTTCGCTCGCCCCCCTTCCGTCGCGATGCTGACGCCGAACCGGGCGAGCTGGGCGGCAAGCTCCGAGCCGCTTGCTGCGACAGAGCTCGCCCCACCGCCCGCCTCGCCGCCGCCGACGAGCAGCACCGCCGCCTCGCGGCCCGATGCGCGCGCGCCGCGGCACAGCGCCGCCGCCTGCGGGCGCAGCGCCGCGCAAACGCAGACGACGCCGCCCGCCGGGTTCGCCGGCGGCAGCGGCGCATCCGGCGCCGCGGGCGACAGCTCCGCGAGGGCGCGGCGCCAGCCGGGCGCGGAGGCGGAGGCGCGGGCGGCAGCGCCGCCGATCGCGAGCAGCCGGAACGGCCGCCGCAGCGCGGCCAGCGCCGCGACGACGCCAGCCGCCGTCTCCGCGCAAGCGTCGACCGCTTCCGCGTCGGCGCCGGCGGCGTCGACGAGCACGAGCGTCTCTTCCATCCGCCGTTTCGCCTCCGGCACGCGCACGAGCCACTCGTCGGACCGCGCCGCCAGCTTCCACAGCACCCGCGACAGCGGGTCGCCGTCCCGGTACGCGCGCAGCTCCGTGCGCTCGTCGCCCTCGCGGCGCGCCGCTCCGTTCCCCGCGGCCGCGAGACGGCGCAGCGCCTCCTCCGCCTCGGGGCCGAGCAAGCGCGCCTTCGGGGCGACGACGACGTCGCCGCCCGCGCCGGCGGCCGTCGTCCGCAGCGGCACGACGCCGAACGGATCGCCGGTCCACAGCGCCGCCGGTTCAAAACGATACACACCGCGTTCCGGCAGCGGCAGCAAATACGAGAACGTCGTGCGCGACGTCAGCCACGGCCCGTGGAGCAGGTCGTATTCGAACTCGCCGATGCGCTCCCGCACGACGAGCCACGGCAGCGGCAGCGCGAACGAGCGGCGAATCGTCGCGACGACGACCGCCTCTTCCCCCGCGTCGAACGCCCCTTCCGGCGGCGTCGATCCGTCCGCGGCGCGGACGACGCGTTCCACCCGAACGCCGCGCAGGCCGATCCAGCGGATCAGCCAGCCGTACCCGACGATGCAGGTGTATGTATAGAACAGAAAGTGAAGCGTAAAACCGCCGCGCGCGGCCATGCCCCAGCCCAGCAGCGCCCATAGCGCCAAGGCGGCGAAACGGTGCATCCGCATCATGACCGCGCACCCCCCAGCTTCGAGCCGGCGGGGGCCGACGGCACAGGCACCGCGTCGAGGAGCAGGCGCACGACGCCTTCGGCCGTATGGCCGGCGAAGCTCGCCTCCGGGCGCAGCGCCAGCCGATGCGCCAGCACCGGCACGGCCAGCTCGCGGCAGTCGTCCGGCACGACGTACGTGCGTCCTCGCAGCAACGCGAGCGCCTGGGACGCCCGGAGCAGGCCGAGCGATGCGCGCGGGCTCGCGCCGAGGCTCAGCTCCGGGCGGTCCCGCGTCGCCTGCGTCAGCGCCACGATATAATGCTTCACCGGCTCGTCCACGTGAACGGCCGCCGCCTGGCGCTGCAGCTCGCGCAGCTCTTCAAGCAGCAGCAACGGCCCCGGGTCCGCGGCCGCCTCCGGCGCGCGGGACAGCAGCGCGGCTTCTTCCTCCCGCGTCGGGTACCCGAGGCTCAGCTTCAGCAAAAACCGGTCGAGCTGCGCCTCCGGCAGCGGGTACGCCCCTTCGAAGCCGGACGGGTTTTGCGTCGCGATCACCATGAACGGCTGCGGCAGCGGATGCGTTTCCCCGTCCACCGTCACGTGGCGCTCCTCCATCGCTTCCAGCAGCGCGGACTGCGTCTTCGGCGACGTCCGGTTCAGCTCGTCCGCCAGCACGATGTTCGCCATGATCGGCCCCGGCCGATATTCGAACGTTTCCGTCGACCTTCGATACATCGCGACGCCCGTTATATCGGAGGGCATCAAATCCGGCGTGCACTGGATGCGTTGAAAGCTGCACCCCAGCGTGCGGGCGGTCGTTTTCGCGAGCAGCGTTTTGCCGACGCCCGGCACGTCCTCCAGCAGCGCATGCCCCCCGCACAACAAAGCTACTAATAATTGCTCTATCGTATGCCGTTTCCCGATGACGATTCTCTCAATGCGCCGCATGACGTTCGCGAGAAGCGCCTGCGGACGATCCCACAACAATCCGTTTCCGGATGGCCGCATGTCCGTATCCTCCTTGACATTCAAACTCTCGTATATGGTCAAGTGTGTCCGGTTTGCGACTCTTTTAGACAGCATAGCAAGAAAGAAT
The DNA window shown above is from Paenibacillus sp. and carries:
- a CDS encoding transglutaminase TgpA family protein, producing the protein MKAGLPFLRNMLVAALLYGLFAEWLRPLVEMADMTDVHRLVPFLGAVAFYMIIDAWGMRGAAAWPLKLAFTIGWIGYWFRPDAFADGSWWFAFPELFLEDVRALGAGQLLVSPETRTFVFLCGWAALVYAVYRIVADRGQALWFVGATLGFLVLLQLWPGLDTGAGVLRASAMGLLLLTVQQGTKWERLLGSRFAEGRAAALARIAVGALCAGAVLAAGYGLSAGKPSEPSPVPLERWAAWARAAAERGGLVEAAATTAAVGYGADDSRLGQAVTPNDEVAFIAYSERPTYWRGGSRDVYTGQGWRSSALDPTAATFRAGSAAAGEQAIEQRIDVRSPALERTLFAGGRVLRLPELTGPSGERVSDIHIRYDPEDDSYFVGTSSVRLASYRMTTALPAFDSAALLEDAAPAERDPSERYLQLPATLPARVRELARDIVADAPDHPYAKAQAIQAYLWEHYRYTLDTARPPDGADFVDDFLFEQKAGYCNHFSTAMVVLLRAVGVEARWVKGFAPGTPDPSSPNTYVVRQADAHAWVEVRFAKAGWVPFEATPAAAAEGVEAGFGGLDAMPANMLLPEGAKLTGRPAAALAAAASATPEAAAEHPASPAAALLASVQSGLRGAAAQAEAALDAAKSRLPHEWTPLLAHAVIGGAAAALAAYAAYGLARLLRRVRASAAPPAGDAPSRRASPSRRRLDRLWQRIYRRYGPRRPHETLRDYAARLPADSPEAREALLALVRLDEAVRYGGGGARVPSRWLEDVWRKIAK
- a CDS encoding DUF58 domain-containing protein, which produces MMRMHRFAALALWALLGWGMAARGGFTLHFLFYTYTCIVGYGWLIRWIGLRGVRVERVVRAADGSTPPEGAFDAGEEAVVVATIRRSFALPLPWLVVRERIGEFEYDLLHGPWLTSRTTFSYLLPLPERGVYRFEPAALWTGDPFGVVPLRTTAAGAGGDVVVAPKARLLGPEAEEALRRLAAAGNGAARREGDERTELRAYRDGDPLSRVLWKLAARSDEWLVRVPEAKRRMEETLVLVDAAGADAEAVDACAETAAGVVAALAALRRPFRLLAIGGAAARASASAPGWRRALAELSPAAPDAPLPPANPAGGVVCVCAALRPQAAALCRGARASGREAAVLLVGGGEAGGGASSVAASGSELAAQLARFGVSIATEGGRANDESRTAVSS
- a CDS encoding MoxR family ATPase produces the protein MRPSGNGLLWDRPQALLANVMRRIERIVIGKRHTIEQLLVALLCGGHALLEDVPGVGKTLLAKTTARTLGCSFQRIQCTPDLMPSDITGVAMYRRSTETFEYRPGPIMANIVLADELNRTSPKTQSALLEAMEERHVTVDGETHPLPQPFMVIATQNPSGFEGAYPLPEAQLDRFLLKLSLGYPTREEEAALLSRAPEAAADPGPLLLLEELRELQRQAAAVHVDEPVKHYIVALTQATRDRPELSLGASPRASLGLLRASQALALLRGRTYVVPDDCRELAVPVLAHRLALRPEASFAGHTAEGVVRLLLDAVPVPSAPAGSKLGGARS